Below is a window of Syngnathus typhle isolate RoL2023-S1 ecotype Sweden linkage group LG12, RoL_Styp_1.0, whole genome shotgun sequence DNA.
gttttttttttctttcccttctaGCCCAAACAACATTAACACTCATCTTCAGCAGGCTATTTCAACAGTTTCCATAAACTTCCAATGAAATGATGGTGGAAGTCTATTTTCATCTACCATCACATGCACCAAAATGATGTTCAGAGCTAAACCGTGCGGCACATTTGTCTTCATAGAGCAGAGCTGCAGTACTTTACCCAAAAAGGACACTTTTGTTCAAAATAGTTTCCAGTAATTCCTCATTGCAAGTTGATTATCTAGAATGCAGCTTTGGGAATACATGCATGCAGATGTGTTCAGATTTCTGAACTCGTttgcaaaagtgtgtgtgtcgtgtgagtattttattttttttaagacacaAGCAAAACAGTTAGAGTTAGAAAGTTAGAGTTAGAGTAGTGCAAATTTGAGTTAAATGTCTTGGATGGCTATTGCGGATGCACATTATTATCATTTATGGTTATTAGTAATACTTATTATTGTCAGTAATAGTAGTGTCAGTTCTAGTGTAGTGGCTgtggtagtagtagtattaCAGTAGTTTTGGTTAagtgaattattttaaaattaagTTCTCAAAAGATTCAAATAAACTCTTGGCACTGTCtgtatttatataaaaaaaactataataaCTCATTGAAATGTTTCACCTTGTTCTGAGGCCTCAGGACTTGGAGTAACTGGAGGTTCAGTAATTTGCTTAAGGACACTTAGACACTGTCATGGTCATGGTCAAGGGTTGAAGCCACAACCTTCAGATTGGGAGACGACAACTCGACCACCTGAGATGTGCCGCGCTGGTGGGCTGAATCGTTGTGTGATGATGTACTTATCACAAAACACTAAATACAATCCAAAGATTGCAATAAGCATCATGAAGTATTCTTAAGCAATTCCCCACTTGCTGCTGATGCTGTGTCATCAATAGTGTTAAGGCGCTTTGACaagaaaatgctaataaaaaaatgacagttttACTCGTATTCATTAATTTTGAGCTACTGCATTAAACTTATAGACATTATTGCAATCAGTTTCTTCAAACAATCTCAATTGAACTAATTTAACAAGTTATTTAGTAACTCCTTCAAATAAAATTCATGTACAATGTTTGCAATAAATGTTCCTAGACACAATTTGCAGACAGGAAAAATCATACGTACTTTTGACTCTAATATTTGGACAAAATGAGAGATGGGTAATACGTAGTCACCCTGAAAATGCACGCAGGAAGTGTTATTGCAGTATTTACATCTATTTAGTACCACTCATCCTGTGTCATGCCCACGCTGTACGTAAAACAAACGTAACTTACAGTATGCCCACTTGATGTTCCACCCACCTGTCTGGACCCTTGACACCACGCGAGAGAATGTAAGTCACCCTTAACAACCTCAAAGAGTTTCCACCGTGCGTCTGTCATGATGTACGGTGTTTACATGTAtttcaaacaaacattttacaGCCCATAAACAAAATGTTTACAGGCCATGTTAAGACGTCTCTAGCGTAAGGTCTCTGTGAATGCGGCGTCTTTAtaaacaggagagaaaatatgtGTTTTTGTAGTTAGGCCGTATGAAGGCTTGTGATGTCACTGAAAATGTGTGCTACTGCTACAAATACTAAGAAAACCAGTGCACTTCTGCTTCTCCTGTCAAAGATTGTAAAGAGAAAGTGCCGAGAGGAAAAATACAAGGGAACAGAGATGACACTTGAAAAGCGAGACATAaatcaaagccaaagccaaattTGCGGCCTCTGTTGATCTAATAATGGCAAACAGTTTATAAAACTTGGTGAGCCAATGGCCCTTTAGCGTTCAGTGCAGCAACGCATTCTTACAATATAATTAGGAAAGTATAATATAGGTTAACCacgctatttttttaaaagtaattTTTCAAATGTATGTAATTCCAATAAAAGAACTATTCGGAGTCCTTCCTCAACAGACTTTTAAAGCTCTTGTTTGGAAATTCCAATATTTGACCACAGACAAAAAAGGTAAAATTACATAATATCACAGATCTAGTAGTATGGATAAATCAATACCTAAAAGTACTTTAATATTTACTCAAATGTAATCATTGCTTCAATAATACTTTAATCACTGTGTTTTTAATCATCCCATTATTTTATCAGTTATCAGAATTGCAAAGTTGAGTCTTTTATTAGAATGAATCTATCTTGGTTTAATTATAAATCAAGCACATAAACAAAGTTGATCATCATTTAATGCATGCCATAGTGTTATATTTGCATGCAAACTGCATACGAGTATGGAAACTTTATACCCCTTTTAAGTACTGTTATTGTTCaagcaaaatgaaaacattaagCTCCATGGCTAGCTGCCTGCAGGTTGccatgcatgcatacacacataTTTACTATCTGCCACAAGCTGTGTATGTGTGAGGGTGACAGATGACATTAAATAGTGGAAACACACTCCTCATATGAGCTGTGCCCATGACGCCAACTGGGGTGGTCCAGTTGGCCTTGACTCGGGCAGGACCAATCGTCAAGGGCCTTGCGGGAGAAACTGCCGCTTGCTCACATGCACACTCACACGTATACAATCTCAATGCCATTTAAGGCTGTCGAATGTGCTGACAACCCAGCTTCAAAGTGCCCAGATAAGGAGGAGTCCCCGCATGTGACTAATCCAAAGTGATGGGAGTGTCCACCACATGATGAGCTATTTTCTTGTCATATATAagcattcaattgaatacactcaTCATATAGAGATAACGGGCTCGTAACAAAAATTAAGGACGTTGCAAAGACATACTAacagaataaaaacacaaaagccACAATGTTTAACATCTCAAATGGGTTTCTGACAAAAGAGGATGTGATGCATGCTGCCCTCTCTTGGACAAGTAGGGATATTGCTCTTGTGCTGCAGTATCTGCAGCAAGGAAATGCAGACCACTTGGTCAAAGAGGGAGCCctattaatattattaaatatatgaaatattaaagtcATAATTACAGAAAATATTTGACTAAAAAATCACTTCTACACCAAAATGAAAAAGACTACATATGTGACGATTACATACACCCCTGttgattaaattaaatttgctgTCTCGAGTGTCATACAGCATAAATTTCCATTAAATTTCCATAGATTTCCATATGCTGTTAACTATGAGTTGAAGTATATTTTAACGGTTTGAATGGGCACAAGACATGGGCATTACACCTAAATTTTGTAATACCGTTTTGTGTTTTGACGTGTTATACATTAAAATAAAGTGCCGGTTTGTATTTCCTTTATGCACTTGCGCACTGTTAACACTAGATGTCACTCTTTTATTGAATCGAGAGACGTTCACATGGCGCAGAAACAGCATCAAGTTCAAGTAACATTGGAAATGCTTACCTCTGACATTTTATGTCAAAATTGAGCATTGCATGTTGGATATTTTCAGATTATACTagggtacctaataaagtggcaatATCTCACATTGTTTTGTGTGCACGTTAGGGAAGGTTTGGATTTAAGGTTAGACTGAGGTCATGACTGTCTGTGCTTCAGCAGCAACGGGTTCAGGAAGGCATTAGATCAATGACGCATCCCTGCAACTGTCGGAGCAccaggagtgtgtgtgtttgtgggtgtgtctgtgtgtctgtaaaGGTGCATTTGATCAGCAAGGCAATGCAACTGCAGCAAGACAAGAATGTGTGATTTGTTTCGGAAGGCTGCCATTTCTGTGTGTGCACCTTAGATGAAACTAGTGACTGCTTGGTGCGTCAAATGTCAAGAGCTGAGACTCACGATTGGATCTTGTAAATATGTATTCCCAAAGCTAAATGAAACAAGGTTGCGTGTGtaatatctgtgtgtgtgtgtttgattagGATATACATGTGCACACTTTTGATTAAACTCGTTTCTGCTTGGTGTCAGGATGTCAGGAGCTTAGGAGTGTTAATATGCATCATCACAGCTATCGTAAAATGAGATTCAGAGATGCGTGTGTTtcagtttgtgtgtttgtgagagtGTGTATGCATTCACCTATATtccagtatgtgtgtgtgtgtgtgtgtgtgtggactatGACTTAAAATGCTTGGTGCTTCAAATGTGAAGGGCTCAGGAATGTGTTACGTCAGTGAGGCCTCCCCACAACTATAGGTAAACAAGgatgtttgtgttttattttgtacgtGTGTATATTAGGTTAAATCCATAATTGTTTGGTCCTTCAGATCTGAAGGCCTCAGGAATGTGTTTTGTCAATAAGCACCCCCACgactataaaaataaaagaatgtgTGTATGTTTAGTTTATGAGTGTACACACATCTTGTTCATGAGATTAAACGTGGATTTTGGCCCTGTCTTGGAGGACTGGTGCCTGTGCGCTCTGTGTAGAAACGTGCAGAGCTTCATTTTTGTTACAGCGCAAATCTAGTCTACCGTGTTGAGCCTATTGGCTACTAAAAAACAAGAATGAGGGTGTGCAGTCGAGGAGAAGCTCAAACAATCCAAAAAGTGGATATGCTTACCTTCCTTCCTGAGAAGAGCATGCACAGCTGATGCATGGAGCCTCCGTTCTTGGTCAGCTCTTTCTTCAGAGTCTTGGGTGATGGCAGTGTCCATCCGCCTTTGTGGTGCCCGCCGCCCGTCTCCAGGCAGTTGATGGCGTTGTCGGAGGTGAAGCAGGGTGTGCGCGGGTCCTGCAGCAGGCTGCCCTCACTGTGGGTCCGCCGGCGCAGCGAGTTCTGCACGCTGAGGCCCCCGCCGCCGTGCTTCTCGCAGGTGGCGCCCTCTACCATGGAGCGCCGCTTGCTGTCGCTGCGCTGCAAGTAGGCGTCGTCGCTGTCGTCCTctgagtcatcatcatcatcgtcttcatcttcctcctcctcttcctcatcgtATTCTTCTTCATCGGTGTTGGCCGAGGAGAGGGCATCGGCGCTGAAGGAGCGGTCTAGGCGCAGCTCAGGGATGACgaatgaagatgaggaggacgaAGGAGGGGCGTTTGTGTCGGGCAGCTCGTACACGTTGTCCTCGTTGGACACCAGCAGGTGGAGGTGAACTTCTTCCTCTTGCTCTACCAGCTCTTCCAACTCGCTCTTCCTGCTCgcaccctcctcttcctcatactctccctctctctcattGCCCTCTCTCCAGATCTCCATTTCGTGTCCATCCATGCTCTTCCAGTCCTCGCCCTCGGTTGAAGGCGGAGGAGTGGGCGGCACTCTGTGGCGTTCCTCTGACCCGCCTAGGCTACCGAGGGGCAGGTAGACCTCATTCAGAGGGCTGAGGAGCTCCGAGGGGTGAGAGCTGCTCAGCGTCAAGGGTTCGGAGGGGCTGGACGGATACAGGCTGCTCTCCTCCCCCTCAGAAGTGCGGGGCGGTAGGTGGAGGCACACGCCCCCTCGATCCACCCCGACTCCGCCCAGCTCACAAGAGGGCGCGTCCATCTTTGGTTCCAACATCTGCACAGACACACGAGACACTCGCATAAGAATTCATATGCGCCACATTCACAAATATGCACATTAAATTGACAAGTGTAATTCGGCTGCTTGGTGATGAAGTGCTGCTAGCATGGGTAAAAATACAGtacaactgtaaaaaaaaaaaaaaggggacgcAAATACACAAAATTTGCATTCCTACATTTTAATGTAAATACCCTCAAATTAAAGTCTGCAGTTAAAGCAAATTTAAAATGAACTGTGTCGTCTCAGCTTTTGTGGACCTAAAATAGCCATCCTTGCGTGCATTTTAAATATCCACAAAATcacattttgtcttcttttgtgGATGATTCAtaagcaatataaaaaaaattttaaaaagcaaaTGACTCACATTATAGCTGAACATCATGACGTATCTTAAAAGTAGAGTTCTCAATAAAAGAGAAGCCTCTTGTAAAGTTATGACAGCAATAAATGGTCAAAGTCAGACATCATCCATCTTTCTCTGTGTTGGCTAGAGTGAAGCTGTAAATCAACACACCCTCAGCCAAACCGTGCAAAACACAAGCACGATCAATCCTTCCAGCCATATTCACAAAGTGAGCCTTTAACCTCTCCCAGACCACAGAGCTGTCAGTCGTTGCATTTGAGTGAGCCAACAAGACCCACATGGACCAACACGACTGAATATGACACGTttctaataaaaatgaatatttaaCAGTGTTGACACTGTTGTTgtgcaagggaaaaaaaataaatgctgatGCAACGACACCACATGGTGACTCCAATTTCTAAGTACCCCCGACTCATTATCGCTCCAGGAAATTAGATGGCAAACGAGGCATTTTTCTTTTGTGAACGCTTAAGGCGTTATTGCTCACTTGCTCGTAAAGTGCGAGGTGATTAGAATAAAGCAGTGGAAGATGATTGTAAAACTCAGAAGGTCTTCAAATCATGTGCATGACCAATAAAATAAGCATGAAAAGTGCTGTGCATCAATAGTCACGAGTTCAAACGTTATTTGAAGTGATTTGAGACAGAATATCCAGCGTGACTTGACAGCACATTGGCTGTTGTCCACGGGGCAGCAGCAACTACTTCAGTCAGCATAACGTTAAAGGTATTAAAGAccagtaggaaaaaaaaaaaaaaaaaaaacttgcaaagCAAAAATGCAGAATTAAAAGATTTCTTGGGCAGCTTTAAAATGGAAATATTGAAAAACTACTTTTTTTAATGACTCGCAACCAAATAGGTCGCtggggtcatttttttttttttttatctgctttGTTGGGAACGACTGAGCTATAATAGAGCTCAGAAAAATTGTTTACAAGAGTCCATATTTTAATTCAGACTTGATGTCTTATATGGAGGGAATAAAAAGAAGCGTCGCGGTATTAAATCGACAAcaaatcgattatcaaattaatcgccTTGGATTTGAATCATCCAGTAATGAGATGTTTATAAGTAAAGATTGTCCAAATCTTTTCAGGTCTCAAAATGAATAATTCAGATTTATTTAATTCTTCATGAAAGCAGACCGATTTATCTTTCATCAAAATAAGATTTACTTTTACAGCCCTAGCGAGGAATGTTTGgtgcaattgcattttattgcactttttatataaaataaaaaaagtttgcatTGTAATACAATTTTGCAATCTTTGAAGGTAAAATTTGCGAATGCCTTTGAAAGGCCACCTGAGACAAATACATTACAGGCAAATACAGCTCCATCACCGTCCATTAAGAAGACACACTTGTTATTTACTGGACTCATGAGTCCATGTACGAATGAATAAGTCTTGCACTGGGTCGAGCGAATCAATTCTCTCTTCTCGGAGCCTCGTGAAGGGGATTCATTGTGGCGATCAGGCTGACCCCTGATGACGCAGCGCGGTCACAAGATGCTCGGCTCTAATTGCGAAGAAGGGCTTTCTCTCATGGGACTGTACAGACTGCTTAACACGGCTCCAATGAGTTTCCCCCAAGTCTGGGACACATTTAAATTTCTTTCCTTTACCCTGCCTGCAGTGATTAACTTCATAGAGCATATTAAATTACACTACAAGTATCCATGGGATCACCTACTATGTTTTAAAAGCTTTTTAGTGTATTTCAAGGGTCAATTTCCCCTTTAGTAGAAGCTATCTTATGTAAGCAAAGCATGGCATCAAAGTTTGATGATCATTTTGAGAATTTGCCCTGAAAAAAAGGAATAATCAAATAACTCACTGAGTTTAGGAACCTATAATGCATATAATTTGACATTTAACAACATTAACGCTGTATTTAGATACAACTGAAACAATATCCAACCATTTCCAGGGCTACTTTATGTCTTCTGGCTGTTGTCCCTTTTTACGTTGAATCTTTTTATTCTTTTGACCTCACAAGTTTACATGACATCTTTATTTATTACAAGTTCAGCCCCGTGTTCTCGCTAATGTTTGCACAGCACTGCGGTCAGCCCAGGTTGTTTTCATACAAGCTCATGTAAATCAATTTGATTCGATGTTGCGTCCTGCCAGCAGACCgcataaataaaacaacacCCGATCGCCACGATCATGCCCTAAAATGTTCACTTATTCTCGTGACAGCGCCTGTGATTTACCAGGTAGGAAGGAATGTTTGAATTTAGAAGCAATGTCCAAGTAGTAATGTGAATACTAACTGTGTAGAAGTCAGTTTAAAGGAAAGAAAATCCCAAATGAGTCTGAGTGTGTCTGCTTGGGAGGTAATGTCATTACTTTAATTAATAGAAATCAAATGATTGTGTGCATGGCCAGGGTGCTTTTTTACTGCGACTCACAAAAAAGAAGACTAAGCAGATCTTATTCCTGTTTCCTGTTCCGCCTCAAGGTGATCGAGATCTTTCTTCCTCCTCAGCCCGCTACTTAAAGCCCCCTTGTGAGCACACTTAAAGGCTCAATAGTGATGCATGGGGATGTATATTAACAATGAAGTGCACTCGCAGAAAAGAACAAAAGGTTACTCCAGGGGAATTCAAGCAAGGCAAACGTTCCAGACCACTCAtgctactttttattttttgcttagtTGAAATTATGCACAACGAatgtaacataaaaaaaaaatcccaaaatgtattttttatttgtaccgATGCAAATAAGTAAACTGTGACCTGTTTTGTATAAAAGCGGGAAGCAATATAACAAAGTGGTCAATGTGATATTTAGATGTTCCACCTCCTGACCTTCACCTTTTGGCATGCCCTCACTAAAGAGCCTGGGACTGTTGAAGTTATGGTTGGAGACACAATGGAGCCACCTGTCAGAAACATTTGGTCCCTCGCAACACTGGATGATTGTAACTCACGCAAGCTCATGTGAGTGCTtctatttttaaatagaaattttaattcatattcagatcttcatttgtttttcatCCATATTGGGGAATTTTCCGTAACATGGCAAAAGGctgatattttgttttgtatttttgtggCAAAATAATACAGTACTTATATAAGTGCGACAATGGATGGTTACTATCGTCAACTAAAATAAATT
It encodes the following:
- the rgs3a gene encoding regulator of G-protein signaling 3a isoform X7 gives rise to the protein MGNLADRTVPKKWLTREGSSLEQHLLSDTADKCDCLLSLEAYSSEQKHRVCQCLKDNIDKQLQLQRREPAVQHFDQMLEPKMDAPSCELGGVGVDRGGVCLHLPPRTSEGEESSLYPSSPSEPLTLSSSHPSELLSPLNEVYLPLGSLGGSEERHRVPPTPPPSTEGEDWKSMDGHEMEIWREGNEREGEYEEEEGASRKSELEELVEQEEEVHLHLLVSNEDNVYELPDTNAPPSSSSSSFVIPELRLDRSFSADALSSANTDEEEYDEEEEEEDEDDDDDDSEDDSDDAYLQRSDSKRRSMVEGATCEKHGGGGLSVQNSLRRRTHSEGSLLQDPRTPCFTSDNAINCLETGGGHHKGGWTLPSPKTLKKELTKNGGSMHQLCMLFSGRKLSTGSSCSCEVGPDGTKKKKSKNLAKDMKNRLAFLRRRNESPGSNPAGKLDKTMKSVKPTPEDALKWGDSLDKLLAHKYGLAAFRAFLRTEFSEENLEFWLACEEYKKIKSQSKMASKAKKIFAEYIAIQSCKEVNLDSYTRDHTKDNLQNVTRSCFELAQRRIYGLMEKDSYPRFLRSELYLDLINQKKASSTSTSSSS
- the rgs3a gene encoding regulator of G-protein signaling 3a isoform X8, with amino-acid sequence MLEPKMDAPSCELGGVGVDRGGVCLHLPPRTSEGEESSLYPSSPSEPLTLSSSHPSELLSPLNEVYLPLGSLGGSEERHRVPPTPPPSTEGEDWKSMDGHEMEIWREGNEREGEYEEEEGASRKSELEELVEQEEEVHLHLLVSNEDNVYELPDTNAPPSSSSSSFVIPELRLDRSFSADALSSANTDEEEYDEEEEEEDEDDDDDDSEDDSDDAYLQRSDSKRRSMVEGATCEKHGGGGLSVQNSLRRRTHSEGSLLQDPRTPCFTSDNAINCLETGGGHHKGGWTLPSPKTLKKELTKNGGSMHQLCMLFSGRKLSTGSSCSCEVGPDGTKKKKSKNLAKDMKNRLAFLRRRNESPGSNPAGKLDKTMKSVKPTPEDALKWGDSLDKLLAHKYGLAAFRAFLRTEFSEENLEFWLACEEYKKIKSQSKMASKAKKIFAEYIAIQSCKEVNLDSYTRDHTKDNLQNVTRSCFELAQRRIYGLMEKDSYPRFLRSELYLDLINQKKASSTSTSSSS
- the rgs3a gene encoding regulator of G-protein signaling 3a isoform X6, whose translation is MPVSKMLEPKMDAPSCELGGVGVDRGGVCLHLPPRTSEGEESSLYPSSPSEPLTLSSSHPSELLSPLNEVYLPLGSLGGSEERHRVPPTPPPSTEGEDWKSMDGHEMEIWREGNEREGEYEEEEGASRKSELEELVEQEEEVHLHLLVSNEDNVYELPDTNAPPSSSSSSFVIPELRLDRSFSADALSSANTDEEEYDEEEEEEDEDDDDDDSEDDSDDAYLQRSDSKRRSMVEGATCEKHGGGGLSVQNSLRRRTHSEGSLLQDPRTPCFTSDNAINCLETGGGHHKGGWTLPSPKTLKKELTKNGGSMHQLCMLFSGRKLSTGSSCSCEVGPDGTKKKKSKNLAKDMKNRLAFLRRRNESPGSNPAGKLDKTMKSVKPTPEDALKWGDSLDKLLAHKYGLAAFRAFLRTEFSEENLEFWLACEEYKKIKSQSKMASKAKKIFAEYIAIQSCKEVNLDSYTRDHTKDNLQNVTRSCFELAQRRIYGLMEKDSYPRFLRSELYLDLINQKKASSTSTSSSS